CATCCTGAAGCCGCTGCCGGGATTCTTCGTCCACTGTGTCTATATCGCGAACTGGGCAGACCAGGGTCAGGTGGATTCCCAGGGAGCTGCTGATTGAGACCAGCGAGTTGACCACATTGTTGTAAACACCAATATACGTCAGCCGTGCGCCATCCGGATTGCCGCCCCGATCCTCAGCGATGGTCAGTGCATCGGCGAGTGCCTGACAAGGGTGGTACAGATTACAGCAGCCATTGATGACCGGTACTGAGGCTGCGTCTTCCATTTCTACGATATCCGCATTATCCTTGAGCCGGGCCATGATCATGGCTGCGTTTCGACTGAGGTACTTCGTTTCAAACCGCACCTTGCTCAGTGCGAAGTTGCTGGCCCGCCAGTCGAGATTGATGGCGTGCCCGCCGAGTTCGGTCATGCCGGCTTCGAACGATACGCGAGTACGGGTCGAGGTTTTCTGAAACAACATAACCAGGGTGTGACCCTGCATATGATTCTGATAATCCTTCCTGTTGTGCTTGACTGTTCTCGCAAGTTCAAGCACATGACGGATATCTTCATCACGCCAAAATTTCCAGTCAATCAGATGTTTGACGTTGTTCATGGCGGTCGGTGGACTCCACTTCAAAAGCGGTTGGTGAGAAAGGGCGGGGATTCTATCATCAAGGAAACTTGCTGCA
This portion of the Gammaproteobacteria bacterium genome encodes:
- a CDS encoding ornithine carbamoyltransferase → MNNVKHLIDWKFWRDEDIRHVLELARTVKHNRKDYQNHMQGHTLVMLFQKTSTRTRVSFEAGMTELGGHAINLDWRASNFALSKVRFETKYLSRNAAMIMARLKDNADIVEMEDAASVPVINGCCNLYHPCQALADALTIAEDRGGNPDGARLTYIGVYNNVVNSLVSISSSLGIHLTLVCPVRDIDTVDEESRQRLQDAGLLTETLDVTEAVSQADYVYTDTWLDMEYFNDPSYQSEKDQRSELMLPYQINSTLMAGSRAKIMHDMPIHPGYEIAEDMVESDRSIIYDQAENRLDAQKAIMLHLLHDL